The following DNA comes from Enterocloster bolteae.
ATATTCCGGCAGCTTGGCGGCTGTGTCATTCATCAGGGTACGGAGCTCTTCCACGGTCTTGGAAGCAGTGTTTAATTGTTCTATGGACTGTTTCACGATCAGCTTGGTTAGATCATCTTTTGGAAGTATAGGAACAAGCTCCTTTGCAGCTCCATAGATTTCTTCAGCCTTGTCTTTGCTAAAGTTATACTTCCTACGTTTGCACCACTTCTGATAATGGTCGACAAATGCATTTAATGAGAATTTACGAACATAGTCCACATGCCAGTATGTAGTAGCAAAATCAACCCACTTCTGGCTGCCGTCCTCACGGGCAGGGCTATCAAAGTAAGTATTAACACCAGGGTAAGTCTGATCGAGGATACCGATGAGGTTATTCTTCATAGCTGTTTTGTGTTTCATGTAGAAGCCAAACTGACGGTTCATGGTCTTTAGTTGATTGCGTAGTTCGTCCATAAGACTATACTGTTTCAATTCCGTCCAACTGTCAAGGGTGTAACGAGCTATTTTTACAGCGTCAGCTTTATCAGATTTTACTTTGCGGAGAGAATGAGCTCCAAAATCTTTAATGAGCTTAGGATTTACGGCAGTTACAAAAAGACCTGCCAGAGAAAGCTCACGAGCCAGTGGTTCGTAGTAACGGCCAGTATGTTCCATAACGATGCGTGATTCACCTTCGATTGATCGGATCTGCTCAATTAAGGATTGGATGTTACTGGAGGTGTGCTTGATTTCAAAGGGAGAAGAAACGATTTCTCCATAAGGTCGTAGAATGGCGATCATACTTTTGCCTTTGGAAACATCAATACCAACAGCGTTCATGTTCATAAATTTGTCACTCCTAAAGATTATTGCAATAGATAAGTACCAGTTTTACTCATTGCCTATTCAATCTACTGTGGTGTGACACGAACGTACCAAAGGCAGTTCAACCTGCATAAAACGAACGCTGCAAATGAGGAGCTGGTTATCAGTCTTAATTACGGACGCGAAGTCCAAGAAAGGAGGCCGATATACCGATTGCTCCAACATTGTAACAGCTTAAGCAACAAGATGGATAATTCCTTACTGGCTGTAAGGGATATTAACCATAAATATATTGTAGTAGAAAGGAGTACGATTTATGGGCAGATTGCAGTTATTGGATTGTACCTTGAGGGAAGCCCCTATTGATAATTTGATGTGGGGAGAGATGAACATCCACAAGATGATTCATGGTCTTGAGATGGCAAATGTGGATATTATAGAATGTGGCTTTTTGAAGAATGCAGACTATATCAAAGGAAGTACATCTTTCCAGAGAGTAGAAGATATCATTCCTTTCCTGAAGAATAAGAAGAAAGGAAAAACATATGTAGCTTTGGTAGACTATGGCCGGTATGACCTGAAGTATCTTTCTGAGTATGATAGAAGATCCATAGATGCAATCCGGGTGTGTTTTAAGAAGAATGAGATTGGGTTGGTATTGGATTACGCAGCACAGATTCGTGCCAAGGGGTATCAAGTATGCGTTCAGCATGTAGATACAATGGGTTTTTTCGATGAGGAGATTATTGACTTTATAGAAAAAGTTAATGAGTTCAAACCTTTGGCGTATTCTGTTGTGGATACCTTTGGCGCAATGTATGAAGAAGATATGCTTCACTATACCGGTCTTGCGGACCAATACCTCTCCAAGGATATTTTGCTGGGCTTCCATGCC
Coding sequences within:
- a CDS encoding IS110 family transposase, which codes for MNAVGIDVSKGKSMIAILRPYGEIVSSPFEIKHTSSNIQSLIEQIRSIEGESRIVMEHTGRYYEPLARELSLAGLFVTAVNPKLIKDFGAHSLRKVKSDKADAVKIARYTLDSWTELKQYSLMDELRNQLKTMNRQFGFYMKHKTAMKNNLIGILDQTYPGVNTYFDSPAREDGSQKWVDFATTYWHVDYVRKFSLNAFVDHYQKWCKRRKYNFSKDKAEEIYGAAKELVPILPKDDLTKLIVKQSIEQLNTASKTVEELRTLMNDTAAKLPEYPVVMGMKGVGPSLGPQLMAEIGDVTRFTHKGAITAFAGVDPGVNESGTYEQKSVPTSKRGSSSLRKTLFQVMDCLIKTKPQDDPVYAFIDKKRAQGKPYYVYMTAGANKFLRIYYGRVKEYLMSLPE